A single window of Candidatus Eisenbacteria bacterium DNA harbors:
- a CDS encoding FlgD immunoglobulin-like domain containing protein, protein MCPNNFNIVSVQTGSTTGKAELKFINPANPAQSHYAQVANEVKDANQNVLYRTVLSSYATDQVRSVNCPGGVNGWLSGDSTGICSTPLKGWQREVRDKVVWGRISPYIAVLGGSDGHVAVDELRSAYPNPMNPATTISFSVKTDEKVSLKVFDASGRLVRTLVDSKLRAGGHTVRWDGRNDKGVSLSSGVYFYQIETEGGFKSTKKIVVLR, encoded by the coding sequence ATGTGTCCAAACAATTTCAATATAGTTAGTGTTCAGACTGGAAGCACGACTGGTAAGGCCGAGCTCAAATTCATCAATCCGGCAAACCCGGCTCAGAGCCACTATGCCCAGGTGGCGAATGAGGTCAAGGATGCTAATCAGAACGTGCTCTACCGCACAGTCCTGAGCTCCTACGCAACAGATCAGGTTCGCTCAGTGAATTGTCCTGGCGGCGTGAATGGCTGGCTGTCTGGCGATTCTACTGGAATTTGCTCTACGCCGCTCAAGGGTTGGCAGCGTGAAGTTCGCGACAAAGTTGTCTGGGGACGCATATCCCCTTACATTGCTGTACTGGGCGGGTCGGACGGCCATGTTGCTGTTGATGAACTCAGGAGCGCATATCCGAACCCGATGAATCCTGCTACGACCATCAGTTTCTCAGTGAAGACTGATGAGAAGGTCTCGCTCAAGGTGTTTGATGCATCCGGACGGCTTGTGAGGACGTTGGTTGATTCCAAACTCAGGGCTGGTGGTCACACAGTCAGGTGGGATGGGAGGAATGATAAAGGCGTCTCGTTGAGTTCGGGAGTTTATTTCTACCAAATCGAGACAGAAGGTGGCTTCAAGTCCACGAAGAAGATAGTAGTTCTTAGGTAA
- a CDS encoding FlgD immunoglobulin-like domain containing protein, whose amino-acid sequence MFKVRHGTFKAPGYVTVVHAKDCAGNPIRRAFRAGTHEQNPEMLITSGGARVTGGEVEIVWSTRCETEIAAFDVLRASSVEGPYTSVLTSPIPAHHGGYCEGSDYVYREGATQEGRRFFYQLWVLLYSGERTFGSTFAVDIGLTQDFALRQCSPNPFHGMTEVRFNLPYDGRSRFGNLPEYRTVLSVFDASGRRVKVLFDGEKRAGRYSLDWDGTDSSGGRVPAGVYVCLLEIPGKQLSRKVVLVR is encoded by the coding sequence GTGTTCAAGGTTCGGCATGGGACATTCAAGGCGCCTGGGTATGTGACTGTGGTGCATGCGAAGGATTGCGCCGGTAATCCGATTAGGCGAGCATTTCGGGCCGGTACGCATGAGCAGAATCCTGAGATGCTTATTACATCAGGGGGCGCCAGAGTCACGGGTGGTGAGGTTGAGATTGTTTGGTCTACGAGGTGTGAGACCGAGATAGCGGCATTTGATGTTTTGAGGGCTAGCAGTGTTGAGGGGCCTTACACAAGCGTGTTGACTAGTCCCATTCCAGCCCATCACGGCGGGTATTGTGAAGGTAGCGATTATGTGTATCGGGAGGGGGCCACTCAAGAAGGCAGAAGGTTTTTCTATCAGCTGTGGGTTCTTCTTTATAGCGGTGAAAGAACTTTTGGAAGTACCTTCGCTGTCGACATAGGTCTTACGCAAGACTTCGCACTGCGGCAGTGCTCTCCAAATCCCTTTCACGGAATGACAGAAGTCCGGTTCAACCTGCCTTACGATGGACGTTCTCGCTTCGGCAATCTTCCAGAATACAGGACGGTTCTTTCGGTGTTTGACGCTTCGGGCAGAAGGGTCAAGGTTCTCTTCGATGGGGAGAAGCGTGCTGGAAGGTACAGCCTTGATTGGGATGGCACGGATAGCTCCGGCGGAAGAGTGCCAGCCGGCGTTTATGTTTGTTTGCTTGAGATTCCAGGGAAGCAGCTTTCAAGAAAAGTGGTGCTTGTGCGCTAG
- a CDS encoding C25 family cysteine peptidase: protein MDAIQRKISILARISFLFWFLAFAYSPTKCGAALTDPTRGATYLIIAYDAFLDPPSTLSPLVWLRQQKGQQVEQVKISEVVDEFGSGDRGLRDFLRYAYWNWSPRPQYVFLVGDVSDTVSAQVPTHRFAPYFSYGGKAIWDDWLVCVDDTTDVIPDMALGRLPASTREQVTAYVSKVFNYELDCASAPWKKRVLFLGNDTSGTHTVNDAILVRNQVAEALGIVNGFAYGPWQRTTLIHSDCGFDDPFGFYCHTSAMELFNQGQSIVCAIGVMSSERSLEQFIRSGYLGPSDPQNTQMPSIVLGMSCHLARFDVDSIFVDRGGELVKDVILADRFLFPQTAGAVAWFGATGATQLHANGWLLNEVLSRIVRSYDVPLGRVFLDAKKAAFENYPWEEDVFKEYVLLGDPALISPRYYPPNVSNPQKYEPCDMEASKSYRFCGAWYEKNCGDGVNVFWTASRGTIVPAGNNWCTEEGAWQAVTAVYTAPPAEQFQDIDELRGLPVSITCTVRDQTGLSGSASSSFTVWKKLDWPQPYDLPLLEAPRKPTVSSEEDATHFRYSVKHDAGDSEGGVKVELSIYDIRGRLVDLITREREGPGSHEILWKGIDRKGRRSPNGVLFYHLRIGETAETGKFLLMR, encoded by the coding sequence ATGGACGCAATTCAGAGGAAGATCTCAATTTTGGCGAGAATATCGTTCTTGTTTTGGTTCCTTGCCTTTGCTTACTCCCCGACAAAGTGTGGTGCTGCTCTCACGGATCCGACTCGAGGAGCAACCTATCTCATCATAGCCTACGATGCCTTCTTGGACCCTCCCTCCACGCTTTCTCCGCTTGTGTGGCTCAGGCAGCAGAAAGGGCAGCAAGTAGAGCAGGTGAAGATTTCAGAGGTAGTTGATGAATTCGGTTCCGGCGACAGGGGTTTGCGGGATTTCTTGCGTTATGCGTATTGGAACTGGAGTCCGAGGCCGCAATATGTTTTTCTCGTGGGTGATGTATCTGACACCGTGAGTGCACAGGTGCCCACCCACCGATTTGCTCCGTATTTCTCCTATGGTGGAAAGGCAATCTGGGATGATTGGCTTGTCTGTGTTGATGATACCACTGATGTTATCCCTGACATGGCTCTTGGGCGATTACCTGCATCAACTCGCGAACAAGTCACTGCCTATGTGTCGAAGGTGTTCAACTATGAATTGGACTGCGCTTCGGCGCCTTGGAAGAAAAGAGTACTTTTTCTCGGCAACGATACCAGTGGCACTCATACCGTCAATGACGCGATTCTTGTAAGGAACCAAGTCGCGGAAGCTCTAGGAATTGTCAATGGATTTGCGTATGGCCCTTGGCAAAGGACCACACTGATTCATTCCGACTGCGGTTTTGATGACCCTTTCGGATTCTACTGCCACACGTCTGCTATGGAACTTTTCAATCAGGGACAGAGCATTGTTTGCGCCATAGGCGTGATGAGCTCGGAAAGGTCGCTTGAGCAGTTCATCCGGAGCGGCTACCTCGGTCCGAGCGATCCGCAGAATACGCAAATGCCGTCAATTGTGTTGGGAATGTCGTGCCATCTGGCAAGATTTGACGTTGATAGCATTTTTGTCGACAGAGGAGGAGAACTCGTGAAAGACGTTATCCTCGCCGACAGGTTTCTCTTTCCTCAGACCGCCGGGGCTGTGGCCTGGTTCGGCGCAACAGGTGCTACGCAACTTCATGCCAACGGATGGTTGCTGAACGAGGTTCTTTCCCGGATTGTCCGATCCTATGACGTGCCTTTGGGTAGAGTTTTCCTTGACGCAAAGAAAGCGGCATTCGAAAACTATCCGTGGGAAGAGGACGTGTTCAAGGAGTACGTTCTTCTTGGCGATCCTGCATTGATTTCGCCAAGGTACTATCCGCCCAATGTCTCGAATCCACAGAAATATGAGCCATGTGACATGGAGGCCTCGAAAAGCTACCGATTCTGCGGTGCTTGGTATGAGAAGAATTGCGGTGACGGCGTAAACGTCTTTTGGACTGCAAGCAGAGGAACTATTGTGCCGGCGGGGAACAATTGGTGCACCGAGGAAGGAGCCTGGCAAGCTGTTACTGCGGTATACACGGCGCCCCCGGCGGAACAGTTTCAAGACATCGACGAGCTTCGTGGGCTTCCTGTGAGTATCACTTGCACTGTGCGTGACCAGACTGGGCTCTCAGGTTCGGCAAGTTCGTCATTTACTGTCTGGAAAAAGTTGGACTGGCCGCAGCCTTACGACCTGCCGCTCTTGGAGGCGCCCCGGAAGCCAACGGTTTCTAGCGAAGAAGATGCCACCCATTTCAGGTATTCTGTCAAGCATGACGCTGGCGATAGTGAGGGTGGGGTGAAGGTGGAACTTAGCATCTACGACATACGCGGAAGACTTGTTGACTTAATCACCAGAGAGCGGGAGGGGCCGGGTTCACACGAGATTCTCTGGAAAGGAATAGACAGAAAAGGAAGGAGGTCTCCGAACGGAGTACTCTTTTATCATCTTAGGATTGGGGAGACCGCAGAAACCGGGAAATTCTTGCTCATGAGGTAG
- a CDS encoding amylo-alpha-1,6-glucosidase, which yields MEDLEGKEWIETNGLGGFASQTVACTNTRVYHSLLVSPETPPHRRRSLLSNVSETLILDGKEYELSPQFLTPEKVQTCLSHLKAFRLDWSPLWIFGIGNVEIEKRIFLVHRENLSVISYAVRSAGPVELRVKLFPALRRFDSVEEPLQPVKTQATDGSICFSRNGLNLFVSHNGESFVARTEVFPETFLKEEKRRGLPCFENLVTPGVVVFGGSGAFFILASDSPIGKRDVSSLIHGEEKRKREIVQNAGQDLFSRHLSVAAQSFVVKRKGGESLFAGYYWFSEWGRDAMISLPGLLLTRGEYGTAKSVLERFSSSMKDGLVPNFFADDDGIFYNSCDASLWFVVAAYRYFRSTNDVDFVQRTVLPAARQIVNAYARGTSFGIRMDSDFLITQGEAGLQLTWMDAKVDDEVITQRSGKPVEVNALWYNVLHILSMFEDLFGDKRESERWLGVARNVKKNFCERFWNPEKNCLYDVISEEGPDDSVRPNQVFSVSLPFPLLEKERALRMLSVVEKELLTPYGLRTLSPRSQHYKGEYGGTRLERDRAYHQGTVWPWLLLPYLEAHLRLRVKRDAWPETIRQFLEPFRKHLFEAGLGTISEVFDGDAPHKPGGTISQAWSVATALELLSLIPGRAR from the coding sequence TTGGAAGACCTCGAAGGAAAGGAGTGGATAGAAACAAACGGGCTTGGAGGTTTTGCCTCTCAGACCGTCGCCTGCACGAATACAAGGGTCTATCACTCACTTCTCGTCTCTCCGGAGACTCCACCCCACCGAAGACGCTCTCTTCTTTCTAACGTCAGCGAGACTCTTATTCTGGACGGGAAGGAATACGAGCTCTCACCACAATTCTTGACTCCCGAAAAAGTCCAGACCTGTCTCTCACATCTCAAAGCATTCAGGCTTGATTGGTCCCCCCTGTGGATTTTCGGAATCGGCAATGTCGAAATAGAGAAGAGAATCTTCCTGGTTCATAGAGAAAACCTCAGCGTCATAAGCTATGCCGTCCGTTCTGCGGGGCCTGTCGAGCTCCGGGTCAAACTTTTCCCCGCCTTGAGGAGATTTGATTCGGTTGAGGAGCCGCTCCAGCCGGTGAAAACGCAGGCGACGGATGGTTCAATTTGCTTCTCAAGAAATGGATTGAATCTTTTTGTGTCCCATAATGGAGAGTCGTTCGTAGCGCGAACGGAGGTCTTCCCTGAGACCTTTCTCAAGGAAGAGAAAAGGCGAGGTCTCCCCTGCTTTGAGAACCTTGTGACACCCGGTGTTGTCGTCTTCGGGGGCTCGGGCGCCTTCTTCATACTGGCATCTGATTCTCCGATTGGGAAAAGAGATGTTTCGTCTCTCATTCATGGAGAGGAAAAGAGAAAAAGGGAGATTGTGCAGAATGCTGGGCAAGATCTTTTCTCACGGCACCTTTCCGTTGCAGCCCAGAGTTTTGTCGTGAAGCGAAAAGGGGGAGAAAGTCTCTTTGCCGGGTACTATTGGTTCAGTGAATGGGGTAGGGATGCAATGATCTCGCTTCCCGGCCTTCTCCTTACCAGAGGTGAATACGGGACAGCAAAATCAGTTCTCGAAAGATTTTCGTCAAGCATGAAAGACGGCCTCGTACCGAATTTCTTTGCAGATGACGATGGGATCTTCTACAACTCGTGCGATGCATCTTTGTGGTTCGTCGTCGCTGCATACAGATACTTTCGCTCAACGAATGACGTAGATTTCGTCCAGAGAACCGTCCTTCCTGCTGCCCGGCAGATAGTGAATGCGTATGCGCGGGGAACTTCGTTTGGCATCCGCATGGACTCAGACTTCCTGATCACCCAAGGCGAGGCAGGTCTTCAACTGACCTGGATGGATGCAAAGGTTGATGATGAAGTAATAACTCAGAGAAGCGGGAAACCTGTAGAAGTGAATGCTCTCTGGTACAATGTTCTTCATATCCTTTCGATGTTCGAGGACCTTTTCGGAGACAAGAGAGAATCGGAGCGCTGGCTTGGTGTTGCGCGGAACGTGAAGAAGAATTTCTGTGAGCGCTTCTGGAACCCTGAAAAGAATTGTCTTTACGACGTAATTTCCGAAGAAGGCCCTGACGATTCGGTCAGACCCAATCAGGTCTTTTCGGTTTCACTTCCATTTCCTCTGCTTGAAAAGGAACGGGCACTCAGAATGCTCTCAGTTGTCGAGAAAGAGCTTCTTACACCATACGGTCTGAGAACGCTTTCTCCTCGATCCCAGCATTACAAAGGTGAATACGGCGGTACAAGACTTGAGAGAGACAGAGCTTATCACCAGGGGACAGTCTGGCCCTGGCTTCTTCTCCCCTATCTGGAAGCGCACCTTCGCCTTCGTGTGAAGCGTGACGCCTGGCCTGAAACTATCCGGCAGTTTCTCGAACCGTTCAGGAAGCACCTTTTCGAAGCAGGACTCGGGACAATTTCTGAAGTCTTTGACGGCGATGCGCCTCATAAACCCGGAGGCACAATCTCCCAGGCCTGGAGCGTCGCGACGGCCCTGGAACTACTTTCGCTCATTCCGGGAAGGGCTCGTTAG
- a CDS encoding T9SS type A sorting domain-containing protein — translation MNWKKVSSLLIIPFFLLVVLSSVLAAGKAAEVARPGVSDAGSPGLSENRAGSERVGYGSGWDDLAQTEKLDPNSMFAPGSPAYMPPFPDENLLRQMYSSRSPANVQAWTGEVLADPQAIFGFPLDDQRSPAVAFDGTNYLVVWEDLRSGSSDLYAARVTPTGAVLDSAGLVITVASGNQSNPKLVFDGTNYFLAWEDTRNGSPDVYGARVTPSGTVLDVDGFPIDTRNSIKDEIALCYGGGAYLVAWSDSRMGDRDIYGRWVRPSGVVLGDSAMVIFRQSGDQENPSIAFNSSAFFVVWQDLRADSVSADIYGARILPEDQPLDTRGILISVGPGEQLRPSIAANGLDFMVAWQDTRDNPIEINALDIYGSIFRISMSADTLAYSARDSLLSPDKSKPKNPRYQSAARVLPMGTGFFVGWEEQMADTLDIFGTRVTLQGNVLDVALAVATGRSAQMSLACTPGQTDFFMVWQDYKSSYSDIYGTRMNSSGTLLDASALLISMVGNDQWAPAIGVTTDGSQALLVWEDRRNATTPDIYGVRVSQDGTIRDPRAVKINGGAQTQATPAVAFDGTNYLAVWSDFVSTTNWDIKGTLVDMAGVVSSPTGTTMHQLDSNHHLAPAAAFGDTAYLVVWEQRNGTTGVYDLYGVHVRKNLARVEAISFIVNASYSEQHAPQIAFGATNYLVVWEDRRFGVYDIYCTVVGSRGSVPDTAGKIISDAVGSQAFPSLAFDGAKFLVAWEDYRSGGTSDIYASKVDTTGRIIGSAIAICTAPGSQRLPKVIYDGTNFLVVWQDSRGGANQVYGARIDTSGTVLDVDGTILSYGQPEAFQPVIGKGGSGQLYTAWSSFVPVTCNSYRTWLEVGTWPEIVPVSSPLFSASPGHGKVVLSWKKRDDVTACRIYRKGPDETDRVLLTELRGDCLAVSSSVSDKHENEFEDSSVTDGVMYSYWLGQLERSGHEVLFGPIEARALPAFGGVPMLSSSYPNPFGSEAVFVLYLPLKATAAIQAFDVRGTLVREIFQGTLGSGTHTLRWDGKDGKGKDLPSGIYFVRFKSGKYSLTKRAVLIR, via the coding sequence TACTCCTCAAGAAGTCCGGCAAATGTGCAGGCCTGGACCGGAGAGGTTCTTGCCGATCCGCAGGCAATCTTCGGTTTTCCTCTGGATGATCAACGTTCCCCGGCCGTTGCCTTCGATGGAACGAATTATCTGGTTGTCTGGGAAGACTTGAGAAGCGGCAGCTCCGACCTCTATGCAGCAAGGGTTACCCCGACAGGTGCTGTGCTTGATAGCGCCGGACTTGTCATCACAGTCGCGTCCGGAAATCAGTCCAACCCCAAGCTGGTATTTGATGGGACGAATTATTTCCTTGCGTGGGAGGATACGAGAAATGGAAGTCCGGATGTTTACGGCGCGCGCGTGACTCCCTCAGGGACCGTGCTCGATGTGGACGGGTTTCCTATCGATACCCGGAACAGCATAAAGGATGAGATCGCGCTCTGCTACGGAGGAGGAGCGTATCTCGTGGCCTGGAGTGATTCCAGGATGGGAGACAGAGACATCTATGGAAGGTGGGTCCGTCCTTCCGGAGTGGTTCTTGGGGATAGTGCGATGGTCATTTTCAGACAGTCCGGAGATCAGGAGAATCCTTCCATTGCCTTCAACAGCTCAGCGTTCTTTGTGGTCTGGCAAGACTTGAGAGCGGATTCTGTCAGCGCCGACATATACGGCGCCAGGATTCTGCCTGAGGATCAGCCTCTTGACACACGGGGGATCCTGATCTCGGTAGGGCCGGGCGAGCAACTGCGGCCTTCGATTGCCGCGAACGGTTTAGACTTCATGGTGGCCTGGCAAGATACAAGGGATAATCCGATAGAGATAAATGCGCTGGATATTTACGGCAGTATTTTTAGAATTTCGATGTCTGCCGACACGCTTGCGTATTCGGCAAGGGACTCGCTTCTTTCTCCGGACAAATCGAAGCCGAAGAACCCAAGGTACCAGTCCGCTGCAAGAGTGCTGCCTATGGGGACCGGATTCTTCGTAGGCTGGGAAGAGCAAATGGCTGACACCCTTGATATATTCGGGACGCGTGTGACTCTTCAGGGCAATGTCTTGGACGTAGCTCTCGCGGTTGCCACAGGCAGAAGCGCGCAGATGTCACTTGCATGCACACCCGGACAGACTGATTTCTTCATGGTCTGGCAGGACTACAAGAGCAGCTACTCTGACATCTATGGCACGAGAATGAACTCAAGCGGCACACTGCTTGATGCTTCTGCGCTGCTGATTTCGATGGTTGGAAACGATCAGTGGGCGCCTGCAATCGGCGTGACAACAGACGGCAGCCAGGCTCTTCTTGTCTGGGAGGATAGAAGAAACGCGACGACGCCAGATATATACGGGGTGAGAGTCTCTCAGGACGGGACTATCCGCGATCCAAGGGCGGTCAAAATAAACGGAGGAGCACAGACGCAGGCAACACCTGCTGTGGCATTCGACGGGACGAATTATCTAGCTGTCTGGTCCGACTTTGTTTCCACTACGAACTGGGACATCAAGGGAACGTTGGTGGACATGGCCGGAGTGGTCTCATCGCCAACCGGGACCACCATGCATCAGCTGGACTCGAACCATCACCTTGCCCCTGCAGCGGCTTTCGGTGATACAGCTTACCTGGTGGTCTGGGAACAGAGAAATGGGACTACGGGAGTATACGACCTGTATGGAGTGCATGTCAGAAAGAATCTTGCTCGAGTTGAGGCCATTTCGTTCATAGTCAATGCTTCCTATTCCGAACAGCATGCTCCTCAGATTGCATTTGGCGCAACCAACTATCTTGTCGTCTGGGAAGACAGGAGGTTTGGAGTATATGACATCTATTGCACTGTTGTCGGGTCGCGCGGAAGTGTGCCTGACACGGCTGGAAAGATTATTAGTGACGCCGTGGGGTCACAGGCATTTCCTTCCCTTGCCTTCGACGGGGCAAAGTTCCTCGTTGCGTGGGAGGACTACAGGAGTGGAGGAACTTCGGACATATACGCGTCCAAGGTGGACACAACCGGAAGGATAATCGGCTCTGCCATAGCCATTTGCACTGCTCCGGGAAGTCAGCGGCTTCCAAAGGTCATATACGACGGCACGAATTTCCTGGTTGTCTGGCAGGATTCGAGAGGCGGCGCAAACCAAGTGTACGGTGCGAGAATTGACACTTCCGGCACAGTTCTCGACGTGGACGGAACGATTCTATCTTACGGTCAGCCGGAAGCTTTCCAGCCGGTGATTGGAAAAGGCGGATCCGGGCAACTCTACACGGCCTGGTCTAGTTTCGTGCCGGTTACCTGCAATTCTTATCGGACCTGGCTCGAAGTCGGCACTTGGCCGGAGATCGTTCCAGTTTCGTCTCCGTTGTTCAGTGCAAGTCCAGGGCACGGAAAGGTCGTTCTTTCCTGGAAAAAAAGGGATGATGTGACTGCGTGCAGAATCTACAGGAAGGGACCGGACGAGACAGACAGGGTTCTCCTCACGGAGCTCAGGGGAGATTGCCTGGCGGTTTCTTCATCCGTAAGCGACAAACACGAAAACGAATTCGAGGATTCCTCTGTTACCGATGGAGTGATGTACAGCTACTGGCTTGGCCAATTGGAGAGAAGCGGACATGAAGTCCTTTTCGGCCCGATTGAAGCCAGAGCTCTGCCGGCGTTTGGCGGAGTTCCGATGCTGTCCAGCAGCTATCCGAATCCTTTCGGCTCGGAGGCCGTGTTCGTTCTGTATCTGCCCTTAAAGGCCACTGCTGCCATTCAGGCGTTCGATGTCAGGGGAACGCTCGTGAGGGAGATATTCCAGGGGACTCTCGGTTCCGGGACCCACACGTTGAGGTGGGATGGCAAGGACGGGAAGGGGAAAGACCTTCCATCCGGAATCTACTTTGTGAGATTCAAGTCCGGGAAGTATTCTCTTACCAAGCGCGCTGTTCTTATTCGCTAG